From the genome of Leptodactylus fuscus isolate aLepFus1 chromosome 1, aLepFus1.hap2, whole genome shotgun sequence, one region includes:
- the HMGCR gene encoding 3-hydroxy-3-methylglutaryl-Coenzyme A reductase — translation MLSRLFRMHGQFVASHPWEVIVGTVTITICMMSMNMFTGNDKICGWNYECPKFEEDVLSSDIIILTITRCIAILYIYFQFQNLRQLGSKYILGIAGLFTIFSSFVFSTVVIHFLDKELTGLNEALPFFLLLIDLSKASALAKFALSSNSQDEVRDNIARGMAILGPTFTLDALVECLVIGVGTMSGVRQLEIMCCFGCMSVLANYFAFMTFFPACVSLVLELSRESREGRPIWQLSQFANVLEEEEDNKPNPVTQRVKMIMSLGLVLVHAHSRWISEPSPQNSTSISEHKYTIGSDDTIPKRIEPNMPLWQFYLSRMITMDIEQVITLSLALLLAVKYIFFEQTETESTFSLKNPITSPVTVQKKHVEGCCRMEPVPEKAPKDCKTENVSSKEEKEAVIKPLPLDNSPKPNFLLGDSSSSSSSSSPDLSEEEKETKFDIPEEPRPIDECLRILRNPEKGAQYLSDTEVVKLVNAKHIPAYKLESMMESPERGVAIRRQMLAHKLPKASALLDLPYKNYNYSLVMGACCENVIGYMPIPVGVAGPLILDNKEYQVPMATTEGCLVASTNRGCRAIMLGGGARSRILADGMTRGPVVRLPSACEAAEVKSWLDSPEGFKVIKDTFDSTSRFARLGRLQTSVAGRNLYIRFQSKTGDAMGMNMISKGTEKALSRLQEEFPELQVLAVSGNFCTDKKPAAINWVEGRGKSVVCESTIPASVVREVLKTSTAALVDVNINKNLIGSAMAGSIGGYNAHAANIVTAIYIACGQDAAQNVGSSNCITLMEATGPTNEDLYISCTMPSIEIGTVGGGTTLAPQQACLQMLGVQGASSEYPGKNACQLAQIVCGTVMAGELSLMAALAAGHLVKSHMVHNRSKINLQDLPGTCTKKAA, via the exons ATGTTGTCCCGATTATTCCGCATGCACGGCCAATTTGTGGCTTCCCATCCATGGGAAGTTATTGTGGGTACAGTGACCATCACCATCTGCATGATGTCCATGAACATGTTCACAGGGAATGATAAGATCTGCGGTTGGAACTATGAGTGCCCCAAGTTTGAAGAA GATGTTCTGAGCAGCGACATCATCATATTAACCATCACACGGTGTATTGCCATCCTCTATATCTACTTCCAGTTCCAGAATCTCAGGCAGCTTGGATCTAAGTACATCCTTG gtATTGCTGGCCTCTTTACCATCTTTTCAAGTTTTGTCTTCAGTACAGTGGTCATTCACTTCTTGGATAAAGAATTGACTGGCTTGAA CGAGGCTCTTCCATTTTTCCTGTTGCTTATTGACCTCTCTAAAGCCAGTGCATTAGCAAAGTTTGCCCTTAGCTCCAACTCACAG GATGAAGTTCGAGACAACATCGCTCGTGGCATGGCCATTCTGGGACCTACATTCACCCTGGATGCCCTTGTTGAATGCCTAGTGATTGGAGTGGGAACAATGTCAG GTGTTCGCCAGTTAGAGATTATGTGCTGCTTTGGTTGCATGTCCGTCCTAGCAAACTATTTTGCCTTCATGACGTTTTTCCCAGCCTGTGTCTCATTGGTCTTGGAG CTTTCCAGAGAAAGCCGGGAGGGACGTCCCATCTGGCAGCTTTCACAGTTTGCAaatgtgttggaggaggaggaagataacAAACCAAACCCAGTCACACAGAGAGTGAAGATGATCATG TCCTTAGGTCTGGTCCTTGTTCATGCTCACAGCCGGTGGATTAGTGAACCGTCTCCTCAGAACAGCACTTCCATTTCAGAACACAAGTATACTATTGGCTCAGACGATACTATACCAAAGAGGATCGAGCCCAACATGCCACTCTGGCAATTCTATCTGTCTAG gatgatcaccaTGGACATCGAGCAGGTCATTACACTCAGTCTTGCTCTTCTCCTGGCAGTCAAGTACATATTTTTTGAGCAGACGGAGACCGAATCAACCTTTTCCTTGAAGAaccccatcacctctccagtcactgTGCAGAAGAAGCATGTGGAGGGTTGCTGCAGAATGGAACCAGTGCCCGAAAAAGCCCCCAAAGACTGCAAAACAGAAAATGTCTCATCCAAAGAGGAGAAAG AAGCAGTAATAAAGCCATTGCCACTCGACAATTCCCCCAAGCCTAACTTTTTGCTGGGCGActcttcatcttcatcatcatcatcatcacccgaTTTAAGTGAAGAAGAGAAGGAAACTAAGTTTGATATACCAGAGGAGCCCCGACCCATCGATGAATGTCTCCGCATCCTCAGAAACCCAGAA AAAGGTGCCCAGTACTTAAGCGATACAGAAGTGGTCAAGTTGGTGAACGCTAAACATATTCCAGCCTATAAGCTTGAGTCTATGATGGAGTCTCCTGAGAGAGGAGTTGCTATTCGCAGGCAAATGTTGGCTCACAAGCTGCCTAAGGCATCTGCCCTTCTGGATCTGCCTTACAAGAATTACAATTACTCCTTG GTAATGGGTGCGTGCTGCGAGAATGTAATCGGGTATATGCCAATCCCTGTGGGTGTCGCTGGTCCTCTCATCTTGGATAATAAAGAATACCAGGTTCCTATGGCTACAACAGAAGGGTGCCTTGTGGCTAGCACTAACCGAGGCTGCAGAGCTATAATG CTGGGCGGAGGTGCACGCAGCCGTATTCTTGCAGATGGCATGACTCGTGGACCAGTTGTCAGGTTGCCTTCTGCTTGTGAGGCTGCTGAAGTTAAGAGCTGGCTTGACAGTCCTGAAGGCTTTAAAGTTATTAAAGATACCTTTGATAGCACAAGCAG GTTTGCTCGTCTTGGAAGACTTCAGACTAGTGTTGCAGGACGTAATCTTTATATTCGCTTCCAGTCCAAAACAGGCGATGCCATGGGAATGAACATGATATCAAAG GGCACAGAGAAGGCTCTTTCCAGATTACAAGAAGAATTTCCTGAGCTCCAAGTCCTTGCTGTCAGTGGTAACTTCTGTACAGATAAGAAACCGGCCGCAATCAACTGGGTAGAGGGACGAGGAAAATCTGTTGTTTGTGAGTCTACGATACCAGCCAGTGTGGTGCGGGAG GTACTGAAGACTTCTACAGCTGCATTGGTTGATGTGAACATTAACAAGAACTTGATTGGCTCAGCAATGGCTGGCAGTATCGGAGGTTACAATGCACACGCGGCCAATATTGTGACTGCGATTTACATCGCCTGTGGACAG GACGCAGCTCAAAACGTTGGAAGCTCAAACTGCATCACCCTGATGGAAGCGACAGGCCCCACCAATGAGGACTTGTACATCAGCTGCACAATGCCTTCTATAGAGATCGGTACTGTGGGAGGAGGGACCACCCTGGCCCCACAACAGGCCTGCCTACAA ATGCTAGGAGTCCAAGGAGCCAGCAGTGAATACCCTGGAAAGAATGCCTGTCAACTTGCACAGATAGTCTGTGGCACAGTAATGGCTGGAGAGCTTTCCCTTATGGCTGCCTTGGCAGCTGGCCATCTAGTCAAGAGCCACATGGTCCACAACAG GTCCAAAATTAACCTTCAAGATCTGCCAGGGACATGCACAAAGAAAGCTGCATGA